The following coding sequences lie in one Megalodesulfovibrio gigas DSM 1382 = ATCC 19364 genomic window:
- a CDS encoding S41 family peptidase: protein MHPRLICCTLLLALCVAVPPAHGQGKAENRYDPLKRFSQVLDMVETYYVRDVNRQELVEGAVGGMLEKLDPHSAYMDKEAFSEMQVSTSGEFSGIGIEIGSKDSRLIVISPIEDTPAFRAGLRTGDLILEIDGQSTQGMSLVDAVKLIRGPKGSEVLLTILHKNSRTPEKVSILRDTIPIISVKSEVLEDGILYLRLNKFNEHSTEEMENALAAYHKKGRPLKGVVLDLRNNPGGLLDQAVSITDLFLSEGMIVYIQGRDKRNRKDFTATRSSDDITVPMVTLINAGSASASEIVAGALQDHKRSLLIGEPTFGKGSVQTIIPLSDGAGMKLTTALYYTPGGRTIQAEGIKPDMHVPLATDDLNSLADMREKDLTRHLENGRKDKVDPASQASKVQEMLEKDNQLRLALQFVKNPPAGFGPK from the coding sequence ATGCATCCTCGTTTGATTTGTTGCACGCTGCTGCTTGCGCTGTGCGTGGCCGTTCCTCCTGCACACGGCCAGGGCAAGGCGGAAAACAGATACGATCCCCTCAAGCGGTTCAGCCAGGTGCTGGACATGGTGGAAACGTACTACGTGCGCGACGTGAACCGCCAGGAACTGGTGGAAGGCGCCGTAGGCGGCATGCTGGAAAAGCTGGATCCGCACTCCGCCTACATGGATAAGGAAGCCTTTTCCGAAATGCAGGTCAGTACGTCCGGCGAGTTTTCGGGCATCGGCATCGAAATCGGCTCCAAGGACAGCCGGCTCATCGTCATTTCTCCCATTGAGGATACCCCGGCCTTCCGCGCCGGCCTGCGCACCGGCGATCTGATTCTGGAGATCGATGGGCAGTCCACCCAGGGCATGAGTCTGGTGGATGCCGTGAAGCTCATTCGCGGTCCCAAGGGCTCCGAAGTGCTGCTGACCATCCTGCACAAGAACAGCCGCACCCCGGAAAAGGTCTCCATCCTCAGGGATACCATTCCCATCATCAGCGTGAAGAGCGAGGTGCTGGAAGACGGCATCCTGTATCTGCGGCTCAACAAATTCAATGAGCATTCCACCGAGGAAATGGAAAACGCCCTGGCGGCCTACCACAAGAAGGGCCGGCCCCTCAAGGGTGTGGTGCTGGATTTGCGGAACAATCCCGGCGGGTTGCTTGATCAGGCCGTGAGCATCACGGACTTGTTCCTCTCCGAGGGGATGATTGTGTATATCCAGGGCCGCGACAAGCGCAATCGCAAGGACTTCACGGCCACGCGCTCCAGCGACGACATCACCGTGCCCATGGTGACGCTCATCAACGCCGGTTCGGCGTCCGCCTCGGAAATCGTGGCCGGCGCACTGCAGGATCACAAGCGCTCGCTGCTCATCGGCGAACCCACCTTCGGCAAGGGCTCGGTGCAGACCATCATCCCCCTGTCTGATGGCGCCGGCATGAAGCTGACCACGGCCCTGTACTATACCCCCGGCGGCCGGACCATCCAGGCCGAAGGCATCAAGCCGGACATGCATGTGCCCCTGGCGACGGATGATCTGAACTCCCTGGCCGACATGCGCGAGAAGGACCTGACCCGGCACCTGGAAAATGGCCGCAAGGACAAGGTCGATCCGGCCTCCCAGGCCAGCAAGGTGCAGGAGATGCTGGAGAAAGACAATCAGCTTCGCCTGGCCCTGCAGTTTGTCAAGAATCCCCCTGCGGGCTTTGGGCCCAAGTAG
- a CDS encoding divergent polysaccharide deacetylase family protein: protein MFWPVPPSAANTAAFPGAVPGASSGVAPGTAAPGVFEQSRIVSPPTSPRPASPSKPISPISPPGHAVLPGAFVNATPAPLASYGHPLDTPTKIIRPVVHPDAFEEALGAPMELTVRQVDAALLEALQQHGLPPERLELLEVGQHSDVEHRYLFQRLSLRLEEGAAALRQTLQALLARQVPRASLELARPTLWRIRIMNRLTHEIVLSSSRAPAFRPVEGARLTIVIDDMGASLSQARELLALPAPVVFSILPYTEHAREVAELAHAAGREVLVHLPMEPVNLRISPGRDALMVGMDDQTISRLTAVNLAGVPHAVGVNNHMGSRFTQQAELTRPALEVIRSRGLFVLDSLTHERSRLAQTSRAMGLPTYRRDVFLDVVRDATTILHQIRKAEHLALQHGQAIAIGHPHPETFEALRRWAAAPRPGITAVSLSDLDVLADPATLSGQ, encoded by the coding sequence ATGTTCTGGCCGGTGCCGCCCTCGGCTGCCAACACGGCGGCCTTCCCGGGCGCGGTCCCTGGCGCGTCCAGCGGCGTGGCTCCCGGCACGGCGGCCCCTGGCGTGTTCGAGCAGTCCCGCATTGTTTCGCCGCCCACTTCGCCCCGCCCGGCCAGTCCGAGCAAGCCGATCAGTCCGATCAGTCCGCCCGGCCACGCCGTCCTGCCCGGCGCGTTTGTCAATGCCACGCCGGCTCCTCTTGCGTCCTACGGCCATCCGCTGGATACCCCCACCAAGATCATCCGGCCTGTGGTGCATCCCGACGCCTTTGAAGAAGCCCTGGGCGCGCCCATGGAACTCACGGTGCGACAGGTGGACGCCGCCCTGCTGGAGGCGCTGCAGCAGCACGGCCTGCCGCCGGAGCGTCTGGAGTTGCTGGAAGTGGGGCAGCATTCCGACGTGGAACACCGCTATCTGTTCCAGCGCCTGTCCCTGCGGCTGGAGGAGGGGGCCGCCGCCCTGCGCCAGACCCTGCAGGCGCTTCTGGCCCGGCAGGTGCCCCGCGCCTCTCTGGAGCTGGCGCGCCCGACCCTGTGGCGGATTCGGATCATGAACCGCCTGACGCATGAAATCGTGCTGTCGTCCTCCCGCGCGCCGGCGTTTCGGCCGGTGGAAGGCGCACGCCTGACCATCGTTATTGACGACATGGGTGCAAGCCTTTCCCAGGCCCGGGAACTGCTGGCCCTGCCCGCGCCGGTGGTCTTTTCCATCCTGCCCTATACCGAACATGCCCGCGAGGTGGCCGAACTGGCCCATGCCGCCGGCCGCGAAGTGCTGGTGCACCTGCCCATGGAGCCCGTGAATCTGCGGATCTCTCCTGGCCGGGATGCCCTGATGGTGGGCATGGATGACCAGACCATTTCCCGGCTGACGGCCGTGAACCTTGCCGGCGTGCCCCACGCCGTGGGCGTGAACAATCACATGGGCTCGCGCTTCACGCAGCAGGCCGAGCTGACGCGGCCGGCGCTGGAGGTCATCCGCAGCCGGGGGCTGTTCGTGCTCGACTCCCTGACGCATGAGCGCTCCCGCCTGGCCCAGACCTCCCGCGCCATGGGCCTGCCCACCTACCGGCGCGACGTGTTTCTGGATGTGGTGCGGGACGCCACCACCATCCTGCACCAGATCCGCAAGGCCGAACACCTGGCCCTGCAGCACGGGCAGGCCATTGCCATCGGGCATCCGCACCCGGAAACCTTTGAGGCCCTGCGCCGCTGGGCGGCCGCACCCCGGCCGGGCATCACCGCCGTGAGCCTTTCGGACCTGGATGTCCTGGCCGATCCCGCCACCCTGTCCGGGCAGTAG